TTACGCAGAAAATAGATGGATAAAAATACCAAGTATAAGGGATAGATAACGATGGTTGCCGCGCTGAAGCTAACACTGACCTCAAACAACCCTAAAAGTATCGATATTGCAGCTAAAATGGATAAATAAGCAGGTATATTGCGGTAGTTTGCTAATAAAATAATGCCTATAATAACATCCAAAATACCAAAAATAATCATACAGCTGATACTGAGGATATGAACACCAGTTGTGGTCCAAGCTTCAGCGAGTCCAAAATTAGCCAAGACATCAGAAAGAAAGATCCCGCCAAAGAAGATCACAGAGTTGATGATGATTAACGTGAGTAAAACATCGATGCTTTTAAAATTAAGTTGCTCGTGAAGGATTTTTTTAAAATAAATATATAAATAGACCGAAATCGCACCAATGAGTAGGAACAATCCGCTATAACCATCGAGTTTAGGCTCAAATATCGTCAGTGGATGCGCGCTATCCAGCCTTGAGTAAATCAGTAATGCCCAGTAAACCGGGAATAAAATGGCGAGGACAATGGATGCAATCCCAGGTAATAAATAATCACGTTTCATTAATATCTCCACTATAAAAGTTAATCCGTTTGTTCATCGACAAATTCAAGAATATCGCCAGGCTGGCACTGCAGTTCTTTACAGATTGCTTCCAGTGTTGAAAAGCGAATGGCTTTGACTTTGCCGTTTTTTAAAAGAGAGAGGTTGGTCATTGAAATGCCAATTCTCTCGGATAGTTCTTTGAGCGACAGTTTGTTTTTTGCCATCTCAATGTCTAGGTGTATTTGTATTTTCATGAGGCTAGATTATGATCGATATAATTGATTGTCAATAAATATTTTACGTTTATCATAAAATTTTAATTGTTTGTCATTGTTTGTCATTGTTTGTGTAAGAAGCACTAGAAGATGTAAATGGCTATATTTTGCTGGTAATATGGTGGCTCGAATGGTTAGAGGGGTTTGAATGAGCACGCAGCAGCGACTAACGGATGAAGTATCCGCTTGCCGGATATGCACGGACTTACCGTTAGGCCCAAAACCAATTTTTCAGTTTGGCGATGAGGCTAAGATATTAATTGCTGGGCAAGCGCCTGGACAGATTACTCATCAGCGCCGCCGCCCTTTCGACGACGCTAGTGGCGTCCGATTGCGAGATTGGTTAGGGGTTGATGAAGATACCTTTTATGAAGCTAAACAGTTCGCGATTTTACCGATGGGGTTTTGTTACCCAGGAAAGGGAAAATCAGGTGATCTCCCTCCTCGTCCTATCTGCGCTAAAACCTGGCAACATCAACTGTTAGCCCAGCTTAAACATCTAGAGCTGGTGGTGGTTATGGGCCAATATGCCCTGCAATGGCACTTAGGAGTGAAAAAGTCACAACCGATAACACCGTTAGTTAAGAATTGGTCTAAATACCAGCAAATAGACGTTAAAAGTAGGCAAAATGCAAATAATGGCATTGAACAACCAGTCAGTTATTTCCCACTGCCCCACCCTAGTCCACGCAATAATATCTGGCTAAAGAAAAATCCGTGGTTTGAAAAAGATTTATTGCCTCAATTAAAACATAGTGTCGCTAAGGCTTTGCTTTGAAGGATTTTTTTAGTGCAGCCTCAAACACGGCAACACCTTTTTCACGAGCGAGTTTAACGTTATTGTCTGGGATCGATTCGGGATCATCGTAGTTTTTGAGTGCTTGGTCGAGGCTGGCTTCGCGCAGAATATGCAGAATTGGGTAGGGTGAGCGATTGGTATAATTCGCTGGATCGTCTTTGTCCAAGCCGTCAAAACAGTAGTCAGGATGGAAGCTGGCGATTTGATAGATGCCTGTATAGTTAAGGCGATCCAGTAATTGGTTGCCGTAGTCGAGTAAGTCGAGATAGTCATCAAACGAGTCGAATCCTTGGGGCAGGATGATCAAGCTGGTTTCTATCGCCTTATTTTGATCGAGCGCCTGAAGTTCATCGACGAGTTCGTATAACACCGGTTCGATGCTATTAGACGACGATACTGCGTAATTGATAGTATTTCGAACAAATTCACGACGGGCAAACGGACAAAAATTATAGCCAATAACGGTCTGGGAGAGCCAATAACGGACGCTGGCGATGATGTTTTCTTGAGGAACTTGTGA
The DNA window shown above is from Kangiella marina and carries:
- a CDS encoding uracil-DNA glycosylase family protein is translated as MSTQQRLTDEVSACRICTDLPLGPKPIFQFGDEAKILIAGQAPGQITHQRRRPFDDASGVRLRDWLGVDEDTFYEAKQFAILPMGFCYPGKGKSGDLPPRPICAKTWQHQLLAQLKHLELVVVMGQYALQWHLGVKKSQPITPLVKNWSKYQQIDVKSRQNANNGIEQPVSYFPLPHPSPRNNIWLKKNPWFEKDLLPQLKHSVAKALL
- a CDS encoding helix-turn-helix transcriptional regulator — protein: MKIQIHLDIEMAKNKLSLKELSERIGISMTNLSLLKNGKVKAIRFSTLEAICKELQCQPGDILEFVDEQTD
- a CDS encoding DUF1415 domain-containing protein → MSQVPQENIIASVRYWLSQTVIGYNFCPFARREFVRNTINYAVSSSNSIEPVLYELVDELQALDQNKAIETSLIILPQGFDSFDDYLDLLDYGNQLLDRLNYTGIYQIASFHPDYCFDGLDKDDPANYTNRSPYPILHILREASLDQALKNYDDPESIPDNNVKLAREKGVAVFEAALKKSFKAKP